A genomic segment from Comamonas terrigena NBRC 13299 encodes:
- a CDS encoding acyl-CoA dehydrogenase family protein, whose amino-acid sequence MLTRTHLSPSSGFAPTHEVRNQAQPASGFNAFTGDAVLSAAIARDAPWAAARCAALGAVAGDEAVQELARLANRHLPELQTHDRFGNRVDWVEFHPAWHQLMALAWQHEVPNLSWRTNESNGHLARAVLSYLWNQVEQGTACPTGMAYACLPGFEAEPALAIWAEKARGTSYEFSRREVADKPSVVIGYAMTEKQGGSDLRETQTTATFAGTHDYHGATAHWYQLTGHKWFCSVPQADGFFTLAKVDGGVTCFFLPRTLPDGSHNRFAVQRLKDKAGNRSNASSEVEYQGTLAIRVGEEGHGIREILSHAHLTRLDFAVGSAGLMRQSLTLALRHTGTRNAFGSRIAERPMMVQVLADMAVEVEAATLMALRVARATDGMQTSEHERLLARVATPAAKFFNCSRAPSIAYEALQCHGGNGFIEENPMARLYREAPLNSVWEGTANMMCMDVRRALQRDAGCVDALFAELVPLAGQHARFDALVAQTQRLVRDGLEDEYLARPMTEAIARVLQGAELLRHSPAEVGDAFLATRSGAIGSGWGVHYGTWQNAGSQPAARRIVQRAAVQ is encoded by the coding sequence ATGCTGACCCGAACCCATCTGTCTCCCTCCAGCGGCTTTGCCCCCACGCACGAGGTGCGCAACCAGGCCCAGCCGGCCAGCGGCTTCAACGCCTTCACCGGGGACGCCGTGCTCAGCGCCGCCATTGCGCGCGATGCCCCCTGGGCCGCTGCACGCTGCGCCGCGCTGGGTGCGGTCGCGGGGGATGAGGCCGTGCAGGAGCTGGCCCGCTTGGCCAACCGCCACCTGCCCGAGCTGCAGACCCACGACCGGTTTGGCAACCGGGTGGACTGGGTGGAATTCCATCCCGCCTGGCACCAGCTGATGGCACTGGCCTGGCAGCACGAGGTGCCCAACCTCAGCTGGCGCACCAATGAATCCAACGGCCACCTGGCGCGTGCTGTGCTGTCCTATCTGTGGAACCAGGTGGAGCAGGGCACTGCCTGCCCCACAGGCATGGCCTATGCCTGTCTGCCGGGTTTCGAGGCCGAGCCGGCCCTGGCCATCTGGGCCGAAAAGGCGCGTGGCACCAGCTATGAATTCAGCCGCCGCGAAGTGGCCGACAAGCCCAGTGTGGTGATTGGCTATGCCATGACCGAAAAGCAGGGCGGATCGGACCTGCGGGAGACGCAGACCACGGCCACCTTTGCGGGCACGCACGACTACCATGGCGCCACCGCGCACTGGTACCAGCTGACGGGGCACAAATGGTTTTGCTCGGTGCCGCAGGCGGATGGCTTCTTCACCCTGGCCAAGGTGGATGGGGGCGTCACCTGCTTCTTTCTGCCGCGCACCCTGCCGGACGGCAGCCATAACCGATTTGCCGTGCAGCGCCTCAAGGACAAGGCGGGCAACCGCTCCAATGCCTCCAGCGAGGTCGAATATCAGGGTACGCTGGCCATCCGCGTGGGGGAAGAGGGACATGGCATCCGCGAAATCCTGTCGCACGCCCACCTGACGCGGCTGGACTTTGCCGTGGGCTCGGCCGGCCTGATGCGCCAGAGCCTGACGCTGGCGCTGCGCCACACCGGCACGCGCAACGCCTTCGGCAGCCGCATTGCCGAGCGGCCGATGATGGTGCAGGTGCTGGCCGATATGGCGGTGGAGGTGGAGGCGGCCACGCTGATGGCCCTGCGCGTGGCACGCGCCACCGATGGGATGCAGACCAGCGAACACGAGCGCCTGCTGGCCCGGGTGGCCACGCCGGCCGCCAAATTCTTCAACTGCTCACGCGCGCCATCGATCGCCTATGAAGCGTTGCAATGCCACGGCGGCAATGGGTTCATCGAAGAAAACCCTATGGCCCGCCTGTACCGTGAGGCGCCGTTGAACAGCGTCTGGGAAGGCACGGCCAACATGATGTGCATGGACGTGCGCCGTGCGCTGCAGCGCGATGCCGGCTGTGTGGATGCGCTGTTCGCCGAGCTGGTCCCCCTGGCCGGCCAGCACGCACGGTTTGATGCGCTGGTGGCCCAGACCCAACGGCTGGTGCGCGACGGTCTGGAAGACGAGTACCTGGCCCGCCCCATGACCGAGGCCATTGCCCGTGTGCTGCAGGGCGCCGAATTGCTGCGCCACAGCCCGGCCGAGGTCGGTGACGCCTTTCTGGCGACGCGTAGCGGCGCCATCGGCAGTGGCTGGGGGGTGCACTACGGGACCTGGCAGAACGCGGGCAGCCAGCCGGCGGCCCGGCGCATTGTGCAGCGCGCAGCCGTGCAATAG
- a CDS encoding pseudouridine synthase, with the protein MPLNDLPPHAAAGPELLHILHQDDDMVVVYKPAGWLVHRTALARHETRFVLQHLRDQIGRHVWPVHRLDQGTCGVLVFSLHKEATQKLTAAFAEHRAHKHYLALARGWVPGHINVDHALHPDDAPPDAPAQPAQTLLRGLARLDWPESYDPRHPSTRFSLVEAFPRTGRRHQIRRHLKHTAHPILGDATHGKGPLNRWWAQRIGLQRLWLHGHALELPHPATGERMRFCADWRQLGHVPEVQQWQRLMALPGWQSGPNPLPPSCGMAL; encoded by the coding sequence CTGCCGCTGAATGACCTGCCACCGCATGCAGCGGCCGGTCCCGAACTGCTGCACATCCTCCATCAGGATGACGACATGGTGGTGGTCTACAAGCCCGCCGGCTGGCTGGTGCACCGCACCGCGCTGGCGCGCCATGAGACACGCTTTGTGCTGCAGCACCTGCGCGACCAGATTGGCCGCCATGTCTGGCCCGTGCACCGGCTGGACCAAGGCACCTGCGGCGTGCTGGTGTTTAGCCTGCACAAGGAAGCCACGCAGAAGCTGACGGCGGCGTTTGCCGAACACCGCGCCCACAAGCACTATCTGGCACTGGCACGCGGCTGGGTCCCGGGCCACATCAATGTGGACCATGCGCTGCACCCCGACGATGCCCCACCCGACGCTCCTGCCCAGCCGGCGCAGACCCTGCTGCGCGGCCTGGCGCGGCTGGACTGGCCTGAGTCCTATGACCCGCGCCACCCCAGCACCCGTTTTTCGCTGGTGGAAGCCTTCCCCCGCACCGGCCGCCGCCACCAGATCCGCCGCCACCTGAAACACACGGCCCACCCCATCCTGGGCGATGCCACGCACGGCAAAGGCCCGCTGAACCGCTGGTGGGCCCAGCGCATCGGTCTGCAGCGCCTGTGGCTGCACGGTCACGCACTGGAGCTGCCCCACCCCGCGACCGGCGAACGCATGCGCTTTTGCGCCGACTGGCGCCAGCTGGGCCATGTGCCCGAGGTGCAGCAGTGGCAGCGCCTGATGGCCTTGCCGGGCTGGCAGAGCGGACCGAACCCGCTGCCTCCCAGCTGCGGCATGGCGCTGTAG
- the azu gene encoding azurin, which yields MKTLLRTLCAIASCTTAFVAAPALAADCSATVESNDAMQFNVKTLSVPAACKTFWVTLKHVGKLPKTAMGHNLVLTVPGDVAAVATDGIAAGVANDYVKPQDARVIAHSKLIGGGESTQVDIPVAKLKAGTDYTYFCSFPGHNSIMKGTLKLGS from the coding sequence ATGAAGACCCTTCTTCGCACCCTGTGCGCCATTGCCTCCTGCACCACGGCCTTTGTCGCTGCGCCCGCGCTGGCGGCCGACTGCAGCGCCACCGTGGAAAGCAACGACGCCATGCAGTTCAACGTCAAGACGCTGTCCGTGCCCGCCGCCTGCAAGACCTTCTGGGTCACGCTCAAGCACGTGGGCAAGCTGCCCAAGACGGCCATGGGCCACAACCTGGTGCTGACCGTGCCGGGCGATGTGGCAGCCGTCGCCACCGACGGGATTGCCGCCGGCGTGGCCAATGACTACGTGAAGCCACAGGACGCGCGCGTCATCGCCCACAGCAAGCTGATCGGCGGCGGTGAAAGCACCCAGGTGGACATTCCGGTGGCCAAGCTCAAAGCCGGCACCGACTACACCTACTTCTGCTCCTTCCCCGGCCACAACAGCATCATGAAGGGCACGCTCAAGCTGGGCAGCTGA
- a CDS encoding RidA family protein, translated as MSLRTTLFISTLSAAALLAGCATNASQSPELIRYKIPNSSFPISNAVEVPPGASTIYLSGKVPAMQDKSKAANDPAAYGGDTEGQTVNVLKSIDAQLKSMGLTMSDVIKMQVFLVKDPAKGNKMDFAGFMKGYTQFFGTAEQPHLPSRSAFEIAALANPAYLVEIEVVAVRGAKSVTR; from the coding sequence ATGTCTTTGCGCACCACCCTGTTCATTTCCACCCTGAGCGCCGCAGCCCTGCTGGCCGGCTGTGCCACCAACGCCAGCCAGAGCCCCGAGCTGATCCGCTACAAGATCCCCAACTCCAGCTTCCCCATCTCCAACGCGGTGGAAGTGCCGCCCGGCGCCAGCACGATCTATCTGTCGGGCAAGGTGCCTGCCATGCAGGACAAGAGCAAGGCCGCCAACGACCCGGCAGCCTACGGCGGTGACACCGAAGGCCAGACCGTCAACGTGCTCAAGAGCATCGACGCCCAGCTCAAGTCCATGGGCCTGACCATGTCCGATGTGATCAAGATGCAGGTCTTCCTGGTCAAGGATCCGGCCAAAGGCAACAAGATGGACTTTGCCGGCTTCATGAAGGGCTACACCCAGTTCTTCGGCACCGCCGAACAACCCCATCTGCCATCGCGCTCGGCATTCGAGATTGCGGCCCTGGCCAACCCCGCCTACCTGGTGGAAATCGAAGTGGTGGCCGTGCGCGGCGCCAAGTCGGTCACCAGGTAA
- a CDS encoding c-type cytochrome codes for MSNTHSSRGLSAAALLLAGLCSLPALAAPATGTATEVMAIPTAEVAALQAGFSDSRQINTQRGGDKIYQAICQGCHMPQGQGSKGAGFYPALAGNTKLAAGAYPVGVVMNGLHGMPSFAARLKDEQVAEVVNYVRTHFGNQFTDAVKADDVKLFRK; via the coding sequence ATGAGCAACACGCATTCTTCCCGTGGTCTCAGCGCCGCCGCCCTGCTGCTGGCCGGCCTGTGCAGTCTGCCTGCACTGGCGGCCCCGGCCACCGGCACGGCCACCGAAGTGATGGCCATCCCCACCGCCGAGGTGGCGGCGCTGCAGGCAGGGTTCTCCGACAGCCGCCAGATCAACACCCAGCGCGGTGGCGACAAGATCTACCAGGCCATCTGCCAGGGCTGCCACATGCCCCAAGGCCAGGGCAGCAAGGGCGCAGGCTTTTACCCGGCCCTCGCCGGCAACACCAAGCTGGCGGCCGGCGCCTACCCCGTCGGCGTGGTGATGAACGGCCTGCACGGCATGCCCAGCTTTGCCGCCCGCCTGAAGGACGAACAGGTGGCCGAGGTGGTGAACTACGTGCGCACGCATTTCGGCAACCAGTTCACCGACGCGGTCAAAGCCGATGACGTGAAGCTTTTCCGCAAGTAA
- a CDS encoding flavin monoamine oxidase family protein: MPEQKTPLTRRKLLSMIGQVAGGSVMYQAMTSLGHAAESSYTGPIQLGKAKPGASVVVLGAGLAGMVAAVELRNAGYKVTVLEYQNRAGGRAWTLRGGDSFTELDGTTQTVGFAKGNYLNPGPWRVPHNHHAMMDLYRRYGIQLDVFNQVNHNAYVHSSKAFGGKPQRFRHVSTDFRGHVSELLAKATNQGALDAVIRKEDAEKLLAALKSYGALDKEYRYAASLHTSEYRGYDIDPGGGLMDRAKASQPIALHDVLQSNLWSQIGAGNLTEFHSTIFQPHGGMDMLPKALAKDLGQAIQYNARVTQIAQNDKAVTVSYTRNGAPQQVQADWCVCTIPASILAQMDIQVGDTMRAGIEALPYGSSMKIGLEFKRRFWEEDERIYGGITNTDLPIQQISYPSNDYMSAGPAVLLGAYAFENTNAYRFSSLTPKERIRLAVEYGSQIHPQYKQEFRNGVSVAWHRMGWIQGCFGAWNDTLREQHYDNMAQIDNRLVLAGEHISFIPAWQEGAVLSSLNAVQRLHAKAAAL, from the coding sequence ATGCCAGAACAAAAAACTCCACTTACCAGACGGAAACTGCTCTCGATGATTGGCCAGGTGGCCGGTGGCTCGGTGATGTATCAGGCCATGACTTCCCTGGGCCATGCGGCCGAATCCAGCTACACCGGCCCCATCCAGCTGGGCAAGGCCAAGCCCGGGGCCTCCGTGGTGGTGCTGGGCGCCGGTCTGGCCGGCATGGTGGCCGCCGTGGAACTGCGCAACGCCGGCTACAAGGTCACCGTGCTGGAATACCAGAACCGCGCGGGCGGCCGCGCCTGGACGCTGCGCGGTGGCGACAGCTTCACAGAGCTGGACGGCACCACGCAGACCGTGGGGTTTGCCAAGGGCAACTACCTGAACCCCGGCCCCTGGCGTGTTCCCCACAACCACCACGCCATGATGGACCTGTACCGCCGCTACGGCATCCAGCTGGACGTGTTCAACCAGGTCAACCACAACGCCTATGTGCACAGCAGCAAGGCGTTTGGCGGCAAGCCCCAGCGCTTCCGCCATGTCTCCACCGACTTCCGCGGCCATGTGTCGGAGCTGCTGGCCAAGGCCACCAACCAGGGCGCCCTGGATGCCGTGATCCGCAAGGAAGATGCCGAAAAGCTGCTGGCCGCGCTGAAGAGCTACGGCGCGCTGGACAAGGAATACCGCTACGCCGCCAGCCTGCACACCAGCGAATACCGCGGCTATGACATCGACCCGGGCGGCGGCCTGATGGACCGCGCCAAGGCCTCCCAGCCCATCGCCCTGCACGACGTCCTGCAGTCGAACCTGTGGTCGCAGATCGGCGCCGGCAACCTGACCGAATTCCACAGCACCATCTTCCAGCCCCATGGCGGCATGGACATGCTGCCCAAAGCCCTGGCCAAGGACCTGGGCCAGGCCATCCAGTACAACGCCCGCGTCACCCAGATTGCGCAGAACGACAAGGCCGTCACCGTCAGCTACACCCGCAACGGTGCGCCGCAGCAGGTCCAGGCCGACTGGTGCGTGTGCACGATTCCGGCCTCCATCCTCGCCCAGATGGACATCCAGGTCGGCGACACGATGCGCGCCGGCATCGAGGCCCTGCCCTACGGCAGCTCCATGAAGATCGGCCTGGAATTCAAGCGCCGCTTCTGGGAGGAGGATGAACGCATCTACGGCGGCATCACCAACACCGACCTGCCCATCCAGCAGATCTCCTACCCCTCCAACGACTACATGAGCGCCGGCCCCGCCGTGCTGCTGGGCGCCTACGCTTTCGAGAACACCAATGCCTACCGCTTCTCGTCGCTGACACCCAAGGAACGCATCCGCCTGGCCGTGGAATACGGCAGCCAGATCCACCCCCAGTACAAGCAGGAATTCCGCAACGGCGTCTCCGTGGCCTGGCACCGCATGGGCTGGATACAGGGCTGCTTTGGCGCCTGGAACGACACCTTGCGCGAACAGCACTACGACAACATGGCGCAGATCGACAACCGCCTGGTGCTGGCAGGCGAACACATCTCCTTCATCCCTGCTTGGCAGGAAGGTGCCGTGCTGTCGTCGCTAAACGCCGTGCAGCGCCTGCACGCCAAGGCTGCCGCCCTGTGA